The Amycolatopsis coloradensis sequence AGGCTTCCACCTGGTCAACCTATACGCGTGCGGTGAGACGTGATCCAGGCTACTTCCGCTCGGCGGCCAGATCAGGTTAGGCTCACCTAACTAGGAGGTGAGCCGTGACCACACCGACGTCCATCCGCCGCCCGCCGGCGCCGAACCCCGCCGAACGCGCGAAGACGATCGCCACCCGTAACGGGCCGGCGACGCTCATGCCGACCGCGGAGCAGCGTGACCAGCCAGGACAGTACGGCCGTGTCATCCCCGAGCTGCACCACGTGCACACGAGCGGCAGCGTCAGCATCCTGCTGCCGGACGAGCACCACCTGGTGAAACGCGCGCACGAGGCCCAGCGCGGCGAGCTCGCGGTGATGGTCGAACTGACCGATCAGGCACCGGTCGACCTGCGGGAACCGATCCGTGGGCTGCTGTGGATCACGGGCTGGCTCCGCCCGCTCTCCGAGGTTTCGGCACGGGCCCGCGCGGTCTCCATCGCCGAAACCCGGCCGGACGAGCGGCTGCTGGACGTCGGGCACGGCCTGACACTGCTGCGGCTGACCCCGGCGTCGCTGGTGCTCGCCGACGCCGAGGGCACGCATTCGCTCCGGCCGCATATGTTCAGCGCCGCGCCGCCGGATCCGTTCCACGACTACGAGGCCGTGTGGCTGCGGCATCTGGAGACCGATCACGCCGACGTCGTCCAGCAGCTCGCCAAACACGTGCCCGCCGAACTGCGCGGCGGGTGGATCCGGCCACTCGGGCTGGACCGCTACGGGCTGCGGCTGCGGGTCGAGGCCGACTCCGGCGACCACGACGTCCGGCTCGCGTTCTCGCGTCCGGTCGAAGGGCCGCGGCAGCTGAGCGGCGAGATCCGCCGTCTCGTCGGCTGCCCGTACTTTCCGCAGGGTTAGGCGAGTTCGGCCGGGAACCCGCCCTTGGCGATCGGGCCCCACGACTCGATGGTGACACGGATGATGCTCTTGCCCTGCTTGACCATCGCTTCGCGGTACTCGTCCCAGTCGGGATGCTCGCCGGAGATCGCGCGGAAGTAGTCGACCAGCGGCTCGACCGAGTCGGGCAGGTCGAGTACCTCGGCGGTGCCGTTCAGCTGGACCCACTGGTCGTTCCACTCGTCGGAAAGGACGCAGGCGGACACCTTCGGCTCGCGCCGGATGTTGACGACCTTCGCGCGCTTCGGGTACGTCGAGACCACCAGACGGCCTTCGGCGTCGACACCGCAGGTCACCGGGGACAACTGGGGGCCGCCGTCGGCCTTGGTGGTCATCAGGATGGCGCGGTGACGGGTGGACAGGAAGTCGACGAGCGCGGCGCGGTCGACGGTTTCGTTGGTCGCGATGCTCCTTGGCATGACCCGACGGTAGCCCGCCGACGATCACCCGCGCAGGGCCGAAGGGAACCATGCCCGCATGCGACGTGGTGAAAGCTCCCTTCACCGCGTGACATGAGGTGAAAGCGTCCTTCAGCCACAAGGTAGCGTGCGGCCGATGAGCTGGCTGCGTCCCGAACGCCCGGCGCTGCCGGAATTCGTGGAAGATCCGGCGCGCCGCCGCGCGATCGTCATCGAACTGGCCGTCGTCTTCGGCATCACCCTCGGCCTGTCCGGGCTGCGCAGTCTGCTGTCCCTTGTGGACTCGCTGCTGCAGCCGGTGCCGCTGGCGCAGCAACAGGCCCAGCTGAACGTCCCCCAAGCGACACTGAGCCTGGTCGACCTGCTCAAGCAGCTGTTGAGCGCCGGCCAGCTGGTCGGCTGGGGCGCGCTCGGGCTGTACCTGTTGTGGCGCGGCGGGATGAAGTTCGCGGAGATCGGCCTCGACAAACAGCGGCCGGGCCGCGATGTCGTCCACGGGCTGCTGCTCGCCGCGGTGATCGGGATTCCGGGGCTGGGGCTGTACTTCCTGTCCTACGGCCTCGGGTTCAGCCTGTCGGTGCAACCGTCCACTTTGAGCGAGACGTGGTGGCGTCCGATCACGCTGACGTTGTCGGCCTTCGGCAACGCGTTCGCCGAAGAAGTGCTCGTCGTCGCGTACCTGCTGACCAGGCTGCGGCAGCTCGGCTGGCGCGAGAACACCTCGCTGGTCGCGTCTTCGGTGCTTCGCGGGTCGTATCACCTGTATCAGGGTTTCGGCGGTTTCGTCGGCAACGTCGTGATGGGCCTGGTGTTCGGCAGGCTGTGGCAGAAGACGAACCGGCTGTGGCCGCTGATCGCCGCGCACACCGCGCTGGATTTCGTTTCCTTCGTCGGATACGCGCTGCTCAAAGGGCGAGTTTCCTGGCTTCCCTAGCTAGTGTGAAACCGTGATTGACGAGACGACTCCACCCCGAGTTGACAGCGAAGTCGGCCCCCTGCGTGCGGTGCTGCTGCACAGGCCCGGCAACGAGCTCAAAAGGCTCACGCCTCGCAACAACGACCAGCTCCTGTTCGATTCCATCCCCTGGGTGGACCGCGCGCAGGAGGAGCACGACGCGTTCGCCGAGGTGCTGCGCGGCCGCGGCGTCGAGGTGCTGCTGCTGGCCGACGCGCTGCGCACGGCGCTCGCGGACACCCGCGCCCACGCGGCGGGCGTGCACGCGGCCGTCGACGAGCGGCGGCTGGGGCCCGACCTCGCCGATTCGCTCCGCTCCCATCTGTCGAGCGTCACCCCGGCGGCACTGGCCGAGGTCCTGATGGCGGGTATGACCTTCGAGGAACTGCCCGCCGCCGAGGGCGCCTCGCTGGTCCGGCTGATGAACCACCCGAACGACTTCGCCGTCGATCCGCTGCCGAACCTGCTGTTCACCCGTGACTCGTCGGCGTGGATCGGCGACCGGGTCGCGGTCTCCTCGCTGACCATGCCCGCCAGGGTCCGCGAGACCGCGGTGCTGGACCTCATCTACGCCTACCACCCGTGGTTCCGCCACGCGTCCCGCGCGTACGGCGCGCATTCGGCACCGATCGAGGGCGGCGACGTCATGCTGCTCTCGCCGGGTGTGCTGGCCATCGGCGTCGGCGAGCGGACGACGGCGGCGGGCGCGGAATCGCTGGCGCGGTCGGTGTTCGCCGACGGGATCGCGCACACCGTGCTCGCCGTCCCCATCCAGCAGACCCGCGCGACCATGCATCTGGACACCGTCTGCACGATGGTCGACGCCGACGCCGTCGTCATGTACCCGCTTTCCCGCGATTCACTGACCGCGTTCACGATGCGGCCCACCGGCGACGGTTCCGTGAAGGTGGAAGGCCCGGCCCCATTCCTCATCGCGGCCGCCGAAGCAATGGGAATCGACCGGCTCCGGGTCATCGACACCGGCCTCGATCCGGTCACCGCCGAACGCGAGCAATGGGACGACGGAAACAACACCCTCGCCCTCGCGCCCGGCGTGGTCGTCGGGTACGAACGTAATGTGGAAACCAACGCGCGCTTGGCGGAAGCCGGTATCGAGGTACTGGCCATCACCGGCTCCGAGCTGGGCTCCGGCCGCGGCGGGCCGCGTTGCATGTCGTGCCCCATCCGGCGCGAAAGCATCTGACAGAGAAATTAAGTAAGCCTTCCCTAATCGATTTCAATTGATTAGGGAAGGCTTACTTAATTGAGGGGAACCTAGTATTGGGAATACTAACCTAATAGGGGGTACATCACCAGAGAAAAGTGGAAATCGAATATGCGGATGACGTATCGTCGAACACATGGCCCTCACCAAGAAGAAGCAACCGCGCTCGAAGTTCTACGAACTGCTGCAGGCGCAGATCCACAACGAGTTCAACGCCTCCCAGCAGTACATCGCGCTGGCGGTCTGGTTCGACGCCGAGGACCTGCCTCAGCTCGCGAAGCACTTCTACAAGCAGTCCGTCGAGGAGCGGAACCACGCGATGGCGCTGGTCCAGTGCATGCTGGACACCGACCACCACGTGGAGATCCCCGGCACCGGCGACGTGCGCAACGACTTCTCCGACGTCCGTGAACTGATCGAGCTCGCGCTGCAGCAGGAGAAGGACGTCGCGACCGACATCCAGCAGATGGCCAAGGCCGCCCGCGCCGAAGAGGACTACATCGGCGAGCAGTTCACGCAGTGGTTCCTCAAGGAGCAGGTCGAGGAGATCTCCCAGATGTCCACGCTGCTCAACATCGTCAAGCGCGCGAACGGCAACCTGTTCGAAGTGGAGAACCACCTGCACCGCGAATCCGTCGGGGACGGCGGCGCCGACCCGGGGATGCCCCCGGTCGCCGGCGGCGCGCTCTGACGCACCGGCCAACGCTCCCACCACGGGAAAACCCGGGCTCTCCCCCTTGGAGAAGCCCGGGTTTTCTTCGTCCCGTCAGCTGAACTGACAGCCCTGCTCGATACGGGTCAGCAGGATGCCGAGGGCCGACCCGTCGTTGGCCAGCGCGATCCGGTACGCGCTCACCGAACTGATCGGCGCGAAGTAGGCGCTGCCGTTCTTGGTGCCGCCGGGGTAGGCGGCGAGAATGTCCGCCTCGGTCGAACCGACCCCGATCCCCTCGGGGGTGTGCACCGCCCCGGCCGGGTTGATGACGGTGATCCCGTCCGCCTCGGTCAGCGACACCGAGGTCGGCCCCGGAACGGCGGTTCCTTCCACGTAACCGTAGACGCAGTCTTGCCGCCAATCCTTCGCGCGCAGCGGACCGACGGCGGCTTCCGCCTCCTCCTCGCTCATCCCGAGCCGGAGCTTGCCGAAGCCGGCCGGGGTCAGCAGCGCGCCGGTGGTCACCTTGCGCGGTGTCGGCGGGTTCGTGGCGGCGGTGCTCTTCGGCGGCTTGACCGGCCCGTCGGGGGCCGTCGACGGCGGTGACGCGGACGTCGGGTTCGACGACGCCGCCGGGGAGGAGACCGGCGGTGCCGAACTCCCCGGCCCAGGCCGCGCCAGGCTCGACGGGGCCGCCCCCATGGTGAGCTGATCGCCTCCGGGGAAGGCCGCGCCGTTGTCCTTGTCGTGGATCGTGAACACCGTGACCCCACCGGCCAGCAGGACCACCGCGGCGGCCATCCCACTCGTCGTCTGCATCAGCTGACGGCGGCGACGGCGACGGCGGGCGCCCGCGACGATCGTCTCGGGATTCAGCGTGGGTCCCACGCCCAGCCGCTCATCAGAGAACAGGTCACGCAGCTTCCGCTGCACGTCCTCTTCGGACATGTTCATCCCGCTTCCCTCCCTTCGTCCTTGGGCTCGATCAGGGCGAGCTTCGTGCGCAGCGACGCGATCGCCTTGCTCGCCTGGCTTTTGACGGTGCCCTGGCTGACCCCGAGCGAATCCGCGATCTCGGCTTCGGACAGGCCTTCGTAATAACGCAGGACCATCACCGCGCGTTGCCTGGGCGGCAGCGCGCGTAACGCCTGCCACAACGGCTCGTGCTCGAACGGGTCGGCGGGGCTGTACGGCTGGGTGTCCGGCAGGTCGGCGACCAGGTTCTCGCGTTTGGTCCGGCGCCAGCGGCTGATATGCGCGTTGGCCATCGAACGGCGGACGTAGGCCATCGGGTCGCCGGTCTTGTGCTGGACGTACGACCAGCGGGAACCGATCTTCTCCAGCACGGTCTGGACCAGGTCGGCGGCGTCGTGCGGATTTCCGGCGAGGGCGTGGCCGTACCTCAGCAGACCCGGGAGGCTGGTCCTCACGAAGTCGCCGAAGTCGATGAGTTCACCCGGCACGTCACTCCTCCGGCTCTCGCCGGCCCCCCAGACGTCCGTCCCCGGTATGACCGTCGCGGCAGCGGTCACCGTATCGCCTCCTCCCGGGGTCACCCGGCCAGGTTCGCCTGGCTCACCTCTCCCGAAACGCATGACCGCCCCCACAGGTTGTCTCTTGCCGCGAACCAGTTCGAGGGACGCCTGCTCAACGCCTCGACACGGAGCCGGGAATTCTGAACGTACCGTCCCCCTGAACAGGGAATTCGTGGACGGCCACCACGGCGTTACGCGGTATCGGTCCGTACACGTGGGGGAACTGGAGGCCTGCCGGATGCGGCGGGTCGCCGTCCTCCCAGACGACGGGCGCGCCGACGAGCGCCGGGTCGATTTCCAGCAACACCAGATCGGTGCGGCCGGGGAACACGGCGTTGGCCGGGATATGCGCCGTTCCCGGGTCCGAGCAGTGGATGAAGCCGTCGGAGCCGAGCGACGCGGCGGTGTAGACGCCGCCTTCGGGCACCGCGGCCCAGTCGGCCTTGGGGCAGATATGGAGGATCACGCACCCATCCTCGCGCGTTTCGTCCTCTGGATGCGGAGCCCGCATTCAGAGGACGAAACGCGCGGGAAGGGATCAGCGGATGGTGAGCTGGCGGCCGATCAGGCCGTCGCGCGAGCGCCGTTCGGCGGCGTTGAGCGGCTCGGTGTCGAGCGACTTCAGCGCGGCCTCGAGGCGGACGCCGAGCTGCTCCTTCGCGTCGGCCCACTCGCGGGCGTGGGCCTCGGGGTCGAGATCCCACACCGGGACGAGCAGCCCGTGCGCGCGGAACGAACCGGCGTAGCGGGAGCCTTCGCCGAGGCTCAGCTCGCCGGCCGCCGACAGCCGCGCAAGCGCTTGCAGCAGCAGGTTCTCCGGTTCCGGGCGGACCCAGCGCAGGTGTGCCTTCTCGCCGGCGAGCACCCAGTACGCGCCCGCGCCGAGGCGTTCGGTCGGCATGATCGCCGCGTTCGCGCGCTCGAGGGACAGCGCGACGTCGCCGCCGGCGTCGGCGTCTTCGGGGAGCCACCAGGCGAAGTCGTTGTAGAGCGTGACGTCGAGTTCGGCGTTCACGTCGAGCAGGTCCTGGAGACGGGCCTTCTCGTCGGCGGTGGGCGGCGTCGTGGTGTCCGGCACGGACAGGACGTCACCCTCCTTGGCGTCCAGCACCCACTGGAGCGCGCGGCCGAGGTCGCGGCTGATGTCCGAGGACCGGGTCTGCACCTGCATCCCGACGTAGCGCTCGCCGTCGGACCGGACGAACGCGGCCGCCGCCATCGGCAGCACCGTGCCGAGCGTGACCTTCTCGCCGGAGCCCAGCGTGAGCGCCGCCGTCGCCGACGGGACGAACTCGCGCAGCGCGATCAGCTCGGTCTCCGCCGCGAGCCCCTCGAAGGGCTGGCCGACGAAGACGTCGCGCACCTTCGGCTTGCGATCCGAGGTCGTCTTGGGACCCTTCTTGCGCGAACCCTTGCCCACGTCAGCCTCCTCAAAGCTCGGTTCGGAACGCTATCGCGGGAAGGCACGCGTCTCGTAAGGCCCCCGGGGTTGGTGACGAAGGCGGCGCGGACGACACCCGGCCGACCACCGGATCGACCGGATCGGCGGGTTTCAGCGGCCATCCGGGTACCACGGAAACGTGACTGAAAACGGTTGTCATCATCCGGACGATCGAATCGCGGGTGATCAGCCTGCCGTTTCCCCCGTACCGCACCGAATACTCGATCACGGCGCCATTCCGGCGCCGTAGTGCGGAGAAGGGATCACCGATGAGCACCTCGAAGCGCCGGGCCGCCTTGGCCGCGGTTCCCGTGGCACTCGGACTGATGCTGGCCGGGCCCGCGGCAGGCACGGCTTCGGCCGCGCCGGAGCCCGGCAGAGCGGACCAGGCCCGTCATTGCCTGCTGCTGTGCGGCGGCCATCACCACGGGCATCACCACCACGGCCTGCACCTGCACCTGGGGCTTTGGCTGCATCTGTAGCTCCCTGCCGCGCCGGGGCGGCCACCCCGGCGCGGGTTACAGTCGGCACGTGTTCGACCTCGCCGACCCGGCCTTCCTCGCGAATCCGTACCCGTATTTCGCCGACCTCCGCGAGCGCGGCGAAGTCCACCGCCACGACGGCCTCGGCATCGCCGTGGCGGTGTCGCACGCGGCGTCGGCCGCCGTCCTACGGCATCGCGGGCTCGGCCGGATCTGGCAGGACGCGCTGCCGGTGGAGCGGTTCGCGTCGTTCAACCTGCTGCACCGCAACTCGCTGCTGGAGAACGAGCCGCCCGCCCACACGCGGCTGCGGCGGGTGATCGCGGGCGCGTTCGGGCGCGGGCACGTCCAGCGGCTGCGGCCGATGGTCGCCGAGCTCGCGGACGGCATGGTCGCCCGCCTCGCCGCCGAGATCGCCGAAACCGGCTCGGCCGACCTGCTGGCGCATCTCGCGCAGCCGCTGCCGGTCGCGGTCATCGCGGAGCTGCTCGGCGTCCCGGTCGAGGACGGCCCGCGCATGGTGACCCTCTCGAACCACATCGTGAAGATGTACGAATACGGGCTCGCCGAGGAGAAGCGCGACGCCGCCGAGGCCGCGGCCTCGGAGTTCGTCGAATACCTGCGTGGCGTCGCGAAGCAGCGCGCGAACTCCCCCGGCGACGACATCGTCAGCGATCTTCTGCGCAGTGAGCTCACCGAGGACGAACTGGTCGCGACCGCCGTCCTGCTCCTGATGGCCGGGCACGAGGCGACGGTGAACGTCATCGGGAACGGCGTCAACGCGCTGCTGACCCACCGCGACCAGTGGGAGCGGCTGCTGGACTCCCCTGATCTGCTGGACCCGTGCGTCGAGGAGCTGATCCGCTTCGACGCGCCGCTCCAGCTCTTCGAGCGGACCGCGACCGCCGACGTCGAGATCGCCGGATTCCCGGTGGCCGAGGGCGAGAAGATCGGCGCGCTCCTCGGCGCCGCCGCACGGGACCCGAAGGTCTTCGACCGGCCCGGCACCCTCGACATCGGCCGCACACCGAACGCGCACCTCGGCTTCGGCATGGGCATCCACTACTGCGTCGGCGCCCCGCTCGCGCGCGTGGAGATCGCGGCCGCGCTGAGCTCCCTCGCCTCGAAGCTGCCGGGACTGGAACTCGCCGAAACCCCGGAGCGGCGGCCCGAATTCGTGATCCGGGGGCTGCGCTCGCTCCGGGTCACCACGCGCTAGGCCGTGTCCTGTAAGTCTGTCCGATGGGCTTCGTGATCCAGGTGGTTCCTGGCGGTTCGGCCTCGTACCGGGTTTGTACTCGGCTGAGCCGCCCGTGCCGTCAGGGGACGCCTGGGCACGAAGACCGCGGGCAGACTTGCAGGACACGGCCTAGGGGTACTCGACGACCACTTCGTAGAGCGCGGCGTTGGGCGTCGCGACCTCCGCCGCGCGTTCGGTCGACGCCTGGAACACCTGGTTCTTGCCTGCCGCCTCCCAGGCTTCCTTGCTGTCGTAGTGCGTGACGTTGACCAACTGGAAGCGTGAATCCGGCAGCAGAGCCCGATGGAGCTTGGCATCGCGGAAACCGGGCGCGTCCCGCATCAGCTTCGCGCGCTCTCGCCACGTCTCGACGAACTCGTCCACACGGTCCGCGGGGATCTCGAAGACATTGATGAAGGTGACGCCGTCGTCGCTCATGAGCGCAGTCTCGAACCTCCAGCGAGCTGGAGGTCAACGGTGACCTGGCTCACCCGGCGGCGACGGCAGCAAAGGTCCCTTGCTCTCTTTCGGCAGGTCAGCGCGCGGTTTCGGGCACCGGCGAGCCCTCGGACTGTCCACAAGGGACGTTTTTCGGCGATCGAATGTCCCTTGACGCTGGTATGTGCGGTTCGGCGCGGGGGTCGTGAGTGATAAAGAGCGTTAGAACGACCTTTATCACTCACGACCACCTCGAGAAGCCGTACAAACTGCCCAGATCAGGCGCTACCGGCTCGGAAACTGCCCCTTATGGACAGTCGAGCAGACCCGCAGGTCAGCGCACTGAAGAGGCCGGGCGCTCCCGCCGGTCCGGATCCGGCGCCCCCTCCACCTTCAGCACGCGAAGCAGCCGAAGGCGCTTCTCCGCCACAGGCGCGAGCAGGCCCGACATGCGCTTCACGAGCAGCGCCGTCACCACCGCCAGCCCGGCCGCGGCCAGGTCGGTCAGCGCGACCAGGACGACCCCGTCGGCCAAGGCCTGGACGCCGTCACGGAACCGCCAGACGATGACGAGCCCGAGCAGCACCCAGTTCAGCATCCAGACGCCCCACCAGATCAGCACGAGCCGCGACGGCTTCGGCCTGGTGTCCCGTGTCCGGCGCAGGACGGCGTGTTCGAGTTCGGCGACGATCGGCAGCACCATGATCAGGTTCACCACCGGCACCAGCACGAACGCCAGCACATGCCACTGCCGCCTCGGCGGCACCTCGTCGCGGGCGTCGGCGGCGGCGCGCCTGGCCACGAGCAGCCACCAAACGGTGAGCCCCGACGGCAGCAGCGAAAGGATCGTCGTGAGCAGGCCTGCGGTGATCACGAAGCTGTCGGACA is a genomic window containing:
- a CDS encoding DUF2470 domain-containing protein; translation: MTTPTSIRRPPAPNPAERAKTIATRNGPATLMPTAEQRDQPGQYGRVIPELHHVHTSGSVSILLPDEHHLVKRAHEAQRGELAVMVELTDQAPVDLREPIRGLLWITGWLRPLSEVSARARAVSIAETRPDERLLDVGHGLTLLRLTPASLVLADAEGTHSLRPHMFSAAPPDPFHDYEAVWLRHLETDHADVVQQLAKHVPAELRGGWIRPLGLDRYGLRLRVEADSGDHDVRLAFSRPVEGPRQLSGEIRRLVGCPYFPQG
- a CDS encoding PPOX class F420-dependent oxidoreductase, with translation MPRSIATNETVDRAALVDFLSTRHRAILMTTKADGGPQLSPVTCGVDAEGRLVVSTYPKRAKVVNIRREPKVSACVLSDEWNDQWVQLNGTAEVLDLPDSVEPLVDYFRAISGEHPDWDEYREAMVKQGKSIIRVTIESWGPIAKGGFPAELA
- a CDS encoding CPBP family intramembrane glutamic endopeptidase, translated to MSWLRPERPALPEFVEDPARRRAIVIELAVVFGITLGLSGLRSLLSLVDSLLQPVPLAQQQAQLNVPQATLSLVDLLKQLLSAGQLVGWGALGLYLLWRGGMKFAEIGLDKQRPGRDVVHGLLLAAVIGIPGLGLYFLSYGLGFSLSVQPSTLSETWWRPITLTLSAFGNAFAEEVLVVAYLLTRLRQLGWRENTSLVASSVLRGSYHLYQGFGGFVGNVVMGLVFGRLWQKTNRLWPLIAAHTALDFVSFVGYALLKGRVSWLP
- a CDS encoding arginine deiminase gives rise to the protein MIDETTPPRVDSEVGPLRAVLLHRPGNELKRLTPRNNDQLLFDSIPWVDRAQEEHDAFAEVLRGRGVEVLLLADALRTALADTRAHAAGVHAAVDERRLGPDLADSLRSHLSSVTPAALAEVLMAGMTFEELPAAEGASLVRLMNHPNDFAVDPLPNLLFTRDSSAWIGDRVAVSSLTMPARVRETAVLDLIYAYHPWFRHASRAYGAHSAPIEGGDVMLLSPGVLAIGVGERTTAAGAESLARSVFADGIAHTVLAVPIQQTRATMHLDTVCTMVDADAVVMYPLSRDSLTAFTMRPTGDGSVKVEGPAPFLIAAAEAMGIDRLRVIDTGLDPVTAEREQWDDGNNTLALAPGVVVGYERNVETNARLAEAGIEVLAITGSELGSGRGGPRCMSCPIRRESI
- a CDS encoding ferritin encodes the protein MALTKKKQPRSKFYELLQAQIHNEFNASQQYIALAVWFDAEDLPQLAKHFYKQSVEERNHAMALVQCMLDTDHHVEIPGTGDVRNDFSDVRELIELALQQEKDVATDIQQMAKAARAEEDYIGEQFTQWFLKEQVEEISQMSTLLNIVKRANGNLFEVENHLHRESVGDGGADPGMPPVAGGAL
- a CDS encoding SigE family RNA polymerase sigma factor — translated: MPGELIDFGDFVRTSLPGLLRYGHALAGNPHDAADLVQTVLEKIGSRWSYVQHKTGDPMAYVRRSMANAHISRWRRTKRENLVADLPDTQPYSPADPFEHEPLWQALRALPPRQRAVMVLRYYEGLSEAEIADSLGVSQGTVKSQASKAIASLRTKLALIEPKDEGREAG
- a CDS encoding DUF952 domain-containing protein, translated to MILHICPKADWAAVPEGGVYTAASLGSDGFIHCSDPGTAHIPANAVFPGRTDLVLLEIDPALVGAPVVWEDGDPPHPAGLQFPHVYGPIPRNAVVAVHEFPVQGDGTFRIPGSVSRR
- a CDS encoding DUF5926 family protein; translation: MGKGSRKKGPKTTSDRKPKVRDVFVGQPFEGLAAETELIALREFVPSATAALTLGSGEKVTLGTVLPMAAAAFVRSDGERYVGMQVQTRSSDISRDLGRALQWVLDAKEGDVLSVPDTTTPPTADEKARLQDLLDVNAELDVTLYNDFAWWLPEDADAGGDVALSLERANAAIMPTERLGAGAYWVLAGEKAHLRWVRPEPENLLLQALARLSAAGELSLGEGSRYAGSFRAHGLLVPVWDLDPEAHAREWADAKEQLGVRLEAALKSLDTEPLNAAERRSRDGLIGRQLTIR
- a CDS encoding cytochrome P450 codes for the protein MFDLADPAFLANPYPYFADLRERGEVHRHDGLGIAVAVSHAASAAVLRHRGLGRIWQDALPVERFASFNLLHRNSLLENEPPAHTRLRRVIAGAFGRGHVQRLRPMVAELADGMVARLAAEIAETGSADLLAHLAQPLPVAVIAELLGVPVEDGPRMVTLSNHIVKMYEYGLAEEKRDAAEAAASEFVEYLRGVAKQRANSPGDDIVSDLLRSELTEDELVATAVLLLMAGHEATVNVIGNGVNALLTHRDQWERLLDSPDLLDPCVEELIRFDAPLQLFERTATADVEIAGFPVAEGEKIGALLGAAARDPKVFDRPGTLDIGRTPNAHLGFGMGIHYCVGAPLARVEIAAALSSLASKLPGLELAETPERRPEFVIRGLRSLRVTTR
- a CDS encoding antibiotic biosynthesis monooxygenase family protein — encoded protein: MSDDGVTFINVFEIPADRVDEFVETWRERAKLMRDAPGFRDAKLHRALLPDSRFQLVNVTHYDSKEAWEAAGKNQVFQASTERAAEVATPNAALYEVVVEYP
- a CDS encoding DUF4328 domain-containing protein, whose product is MPPVRPAPMRQPTRHRVRWVASPPPGALPQRRNPVAERYSGPPSYPVPPRWGFPNLVWRRPTAVPGTASGEVTAGERLRVITRSLLPVLWTFAALAVVASAAEIWRYVLLVQSRDSALSTSVVSVSDSFVITAGLLTTILSLLPSGLTVWWLLVARRAAADARDEVPPRRQWHVLAFVLVPVVNLIMVLPIVAELEHAVLRRTRDTRPKPSRLVLIWWGVWMLNWVLLGLVIVWRFRDGVQALADGVVLVALTDLAAAGLAVVTALLVKRMSGLLAPVAEKRLRLLRVLKVEGAPDPDRRERPASSVR